In Sphingobacteriaceae bacterium, the following proteins share a genomic window:
- a CDS encoding ABC transporter ATP-binding protein has protein sequence MITDDVIEKKTKTSATEVPVIRLEHVFKSFGDNHVLSDFTFSLRKGENVVVLGKSGSGKSVLIKCIIGLIQSDSGIINVLGNNIPEITHEQLNDLRSRIGFLFQSNALYDSMTVKENLEFPLRRHKEKYTKHQEEALIKEVLNSVGLFHTLNMRPAELSGGMRKRIALARTLILKPEIILYDEPTTGLDPITGREISKLMRELAAKYTTSSLIISHDINCVKIVADKIVMLIEGKCYAQGTYEELKTSSDPKIKMFFE, from the coding sequence ATGATCACTGACGACGTAATAGAGAAAAAGACCAAAACTTCAGCCACAGAAGTGCCGGTGATCAGGTTAGAACATGTGTTTAAATCATTTGGCGATAACCATGTCTTGTCGGATTTCACTTTCAGTTTAAGAAAAGGTGAAAACGTAGTTGTTTTGGGAAAATCAGGATCCGGGAAATCGGTGCTTATCAAATGTATAATTGGCCTGATCCAGTCCGATTCGGGAATCATCAATGTTCTTGGGAATAACATTCCTGAAATAACTCATGAACAACTAAATGATCTTAGAAGCCGCATTGGCTTTCTTTTTCAAAGCAACGCTCTGTACGATTCCATGACCGTAAAAGAGAACCTGGAGTTTCCGCTGCGGCGTCATAAAGAAAAATACACAAAGCATCAGGAAGAGGCCTTAATTAAAGAGGTGTTAAACAGTGTCGGGCTTTTTCACACACTCAACATGCGTCCTGCGGAATTATCAGGAGGCATGCGTAAACGGATTGCATTGGCCAGAACCCTTATTTTGAAGCCCGAAATAATCTTGTACGATGAACCCACCACCGGTCTCGATCCAATTACTGGAAGGGAAATAAGTAAACTCATGCGCGAACTGGCCGCTAAATACACAACCTCTTCGTTAATCATATCACACGATATCAATTGCGTTAAGATAGTAGCAGATAAAATAGTTATGCTGATAGAAGGTAAATGTTACGCGCAGGGCACTTACGAAGAACTAAAGACATCGTCGGATCCTAAAATAAAAATGTTTTTCGAATAA